In the genome of Muntiacus reevesi chromosome 5, mMunRee1.1, whole genome shotgun sequence, one region contains:
- the DEAF1 gene encoding deformed epidermal autoregulatory factor 1 homolog isoform X1 has translation MEDSDSAAKQLGLAEAAAVAAAAAVAAAAAAAAGGEAEEPVLSRDEDSEEDGDSESERETRRVTAVAVMAAEPGHMDMGAEALPGPDEAAAAAAFAEVTTVTVANVGASADNAFTTSVANAASLSGHVLSGRTALQIGDSLNPEKATLIVVHTDGSIVETAGLKAPAAPLTPGPQSPPTPLAPGQEKGGTKYNWDPSVYDSELPVRCRNISGTLYKSRLGSGGRGRCIKQGENWYSPTEFEAMAGRASSKDWKRSIRYAGRPLQCLIQDGILNPHAASCTCAACCDDMTLSGPVRLFVPYKRRKKESELPATPVKKDAPKNITLLPATAATTFTVTPSGQITTSGALTFDRASTVEATAVISESPAQGDVFAGATVQEAGVQPPCRVGHPEPHYPGYQDSCQIAPFPEAALPTSHPKIVLTSLPALAAPPSTPTKAVSPAVVSGLEVSEQRSWLYLEEMVNSLLSTAQQLKTLFEQAKQASSYREAAAAQARAQADAERKEQSCVNCGREALSECTGCHKVNYCSTFCQRKDWKDHQHMCGQSAAVTVQGDDVHVGEGVIEKVTV, from the exons ATGGAGGACTCGGACTCGGCCGCCAAGCAGCTGGGCCTGGCcgaggcggcggcggtggcggccgCGGCCGCtgtggcggcggcggccgcggccgcGGCGGGAGGCGAAGCGGAGGAGCCAGTGCTCAGCAGGGACGAGGACTCGGAGGAGGACGGGGACTCGGAGTCGGAGCGCGAGACGCGGCGGGTGACGGCCGTGGCGGTGATGGCCGCCGAGCCCGGGCACATGGACATGGGCGCCGAGGCCCTACCCGGCCCCGACGaggccgccgcggccgccgccttCGCAG AGGTGACCACCGTGACAGTAGCCAATGTGGGTGCCTCTGCGGACAACGCCTTCACCACGTCTGTGGCCAATGCCGCCTCGCTCTCAGGCCACGTGCTG TCAGGCAGGACAGCCCTGCAGATTGGGGACAGCCTGAACCCCGAGAAGGCCACGCTCATCGTCGTGCACACAGACGGCAGCATCGTGGAGACCGCCGGGCTGAAGGCGCCCGCAGCCCCTCTCACCCCAG GCCCTCAGTCCCCTCCGACTCCGCTGGCTCCCGGCCAGGAGAAGGGGGGCACCAAGTACAACTGGGACCCCTCGGTCTACGACAGCGAGCTGCCCGTGCGCTGCCGCAACATCAGCGGGACCCTGTACAAGAGCAGGCTGGGCTCAG GAGGCCGGGGCCGCTGTATCAAGCAGGGGGAGAACTGGTACAGCCCCACTGAGTTTGAAGCCATGGCAGGAAGGGCCAGCAGCAAAGACTGGAAGAGGAGCATCCGCTATGCAGGGCGGCCCCTGCAGTGCCTCATCCAG GATGGGATCCTGAACCCTCACGCAGCCTCCTGCACCTGTGCCGCCTGCTGTGATGACATGACCCTG AGTGGCCCTGTTAGGCTCTTCGTGCCCTACAAGAGGCGCAAGAAGGAGAGTGAGCTGCCGGCCACGCCTGTCAAGAAGGATGCGCCCAAGAACATCACCCTGCTCCCCGCCACCGCCGCCACCACCT TCACCGTGACCCCCTCAGGACAGATCACTACCTCGGGCGCGCTGACCTTTGACCGGGCATCCACTGTGGAGGCCACTGCTGTCATCTCGGAGAGTCCAGCCCAGGGCGACGTCTTTGCGGGAGCCACAG TGCAGGAAGCGGGCGTGCAGCCCCCGTGCAGGGTCGGCCACCCGGAGCCCCACTACCCCGGTTATCAGGACAGCTGCCAGATCGCACCGTTCCCCGAGGCCGCGCTGCCGACGTCTCATCCCAAAATAG TGCTGACGTCCCTGCCGGCCCTGGCGGCGCCGCCCTCCACCCCTACCAAAGCCGTCTCCCCCGCGGTGGTCAGCGGACTGGAGGTGTCAGAGCAGCGGAGCTGGCTGTACCTGGAGGAGATGGTCAACTCCCTGCTCAGCACCGCGCAGCAACTGAAGACGCTGTTTGAACAGGCCAAGCAGGCCAGCTCCTACCGGGAGGCCGCCGCGGCCCAGGCCAGAGCCCAGGCAGATGCCGAGAGGAAGGAG CAGTCTTGTGTGAACTGCGGCCGCGAGGCCCTGAGCGAGTGCACCGGCTGCCACAAGGTCAACTACTGCTCCACCTTCTGCCAGCGCAAG GACTGGAAGGACCACCAGCACATGTGTGGTCAGTCTGCAGCTGTCACTGTCCAGGGGGACGACGTCCACGTCGGCGAGGGCGTGATCGAGAAGGTCACCGTGTGA
- the DRD4 gene encoding D(4) dopamine receptor encodes MGNRSAADADGLLAGRAPGTGIGAGGPGATAALVGGVLLIGAVLAGNSLVCLSVAAERALQTPTNYFIVSLAAADLLLALLVLPLFVYSEVQGGVWLLSPGLCDALMAMDVMLCTASIFNLCAISVDRFVAVAVPLRYNRQSRGGRQLLLIGATWLLSAAVAAPVLFGLNDARGRDPSVCRLEDRDYVVYSSVCSFFLPCPLMLLLYWATFRGLRRWEAARRAKLHGRAPRRPSGPGPPAPATSPAADAAPAPDVGPTPDATPAPDAVAPPDPTAAEPPPQARRRRRAKITGRERKAMRVLPVVVGAFLLCWTPFFVVHITRALCPACAVSPRLVSAVTWLGYVNSALNPVIYTIFNAEFRTVFRKALRLCC; translated from the exons ATGGGGAACCGCAGCGCCGCAGACGCGGACGGGCTGCTGGCCGGGCGCGCGCCAGGCACGGGCATCGGCGCCGGGGGCCCCGGGGCGACGGCCGCGCTGGTGGGGGGCGTGCTGCTCATCGGGGCGGTGCTCGCGGGGAACTCGCTCGTGTGCTTGAGCGTGGCGGCCGAGCGGGCTCTGCAGACGCCCACCAACTACTTCATCGTGAGTCTGGCGGCCGCCGACCTGCTCCTCGCGCTGCTGGTGCTGCCTCTCTTCGTCTACTCGGAG GTGCAGGGCGGCGTGTGGCTGCTGAGCCCCGGCCTCTGCGACGCGCTCATGGCCATGGACGTCATGCTGTGCACGGCCTCCATATTCAACCTGTGCGCCATCAGCGTCGACAG GTTCGTGGCCGTGGCGGTGCCCCTGCGCTACAACCGCCAGAGCCGCGGCGGCCGGCAGCTGCTGCTCATCGGCGCCACGTGGCTGCTgtcggcggcggtggcggcgccCGTGCTGTTCGGCCTCAACGACGCGCGCGGCCGCGACCCCTCCGTGTGCCGCCTGGAGGACCGCGACTACGTGGTCTACTCGTCCGTGTGCTCCTTCTTCCTGCCCTGCCCGCTCATGCTGCTGCTCTACTGGGCCACGTTCCGCGGCCTGCGGCGCTGGGAGGCAGCCCGCCGCGCCAAGCTGCACGGCCGTGCGCCCCGCCGACCCAGCGGCCCCGGCCCGCCCGCCCCGGCCACCAGCCCGGCCGCCgacgccgcccccgcccccgacGTCGGCCCGACCCCCGACGCCACCCCCGCCCCGGACGCCGTCGCGCCCCCGGACCCCACTGCGGCCGAACCGCCGCCTCAGGCCCGCCGGAGGAGACGAGCCAAGATCACAGGCCGGGAGCGCAAAGCTATGAGGGTCCTTCCGGTGGTGGTCG GGGCCTTCCTGCTCTGCTGGACGCCCTTCTTCGTGGTGCACATCACGCGGGCGCTGTGTCCCGCGTGCGCCGTGTCCCCGCGGCTGGTCAGCGCGGTCACCTGGCTGGGATACGTCAACAGCGCCCTCAACCCCGTCATCTACACCATCTTCAACGCTGAGTTCCGCACCGTCTTTCGCAAGGCTCTGCGCCTCTGCTGCTGA
- the DEAF1 gene encoding deformed epidermal autoregulatory factor 1 homolog isoform X2, producing the protein MEDSDSAAKQLGLAEAAAVAAAAAVAAAAAAAAGGEAEEPVLSRDEDSEEDGDSESERETRRVTAVAVMAAEPGHMDMGAEALPGPDEAAAAAAFAEVTTVTVANVGASADNAFTTSVANAASLSGHVLSGRTALQIGDSLNPEKATLIVVHTDGSIVETAGLKAPAAPLTPGPQSPPTPLAPGQEKGGTKYNWDPSVYDSELPVRCRNISGTLYKSRLGSGGRGRCIKQGENWYSPTEFEAMAGRASSKDWKRSIRYAGRPLQCLIQDGILNPHAASCTCAACCDDMTLSGPVRLFVPYKRRKKESELPATPVKKDAPKNITLLPATAATTFTVTPSGQITTSGALTFDRASTVEATAVISESPAQGDVFAGATVQEAGVQPPCRVGHPEPHYPGYQDSCQIAPFPEAALPTSHPKIVLTSLPALAAPPSTPTKAVSPAVVSGLEVSEQRSWLYLEEMVNSLLSTAQQLKTLFEQAKQASSYREAAAAQARAQADAERKESCVNCGREALSECTGCHKVNYCSTFCQRKDWKDHQHMCGQSAAVTVQGDDVHVGEGVIEKVTV; encoded by the exons ATGGAGGACTCGGACTCGGCCGCCAAGCAGCTGGGCCTGGCcgaggcggcggcggtggcggccgCGGCCGCtgtggcggcggcggccgcggccgcGGCGGGAGGCGAAGCGGAGGAGCCAGTGCTCAGCAGGGACGAGGACTCGGAGGAGGACGGGGACTCGGAGTCGGAGCGCGAGACGCGGCGGGTGACGGCCGTGGCGGTGATGGCCGCCGAGCCCGGGCACATGGACATGGGCGCCGAGGCCCTACCCGGCCCCGACGaggccgccgcggccgccgccttCGCAG AGGTGACCACCGTGACAGTAGCCAATGTGGGTGCCTCTGCGGACAACGCCTTCACCACGTCTGTGGCCAATGCCGCCTCGCTCTCAGGCCACGTGCTG TCAGGCAGGACAGCCCTGCAGATTGGGGACAGCCTGAACCCCGAGAAGGCCACGCTCATCGTCGTGCACACAGACGGCAGCATCGTGGAGACCGCCGGGCTGAAGGCGCCCGCAGCCCCTCTCACCCCAG GCCCTCAGTCCCCTCCGACTCCGCTGGCTCCCGGCCAGGAGAAGGGGGGCACCAAGTACAACTGGGACCCCTCGGTCTACGACAGCGAGCTGCCCGTGCGCTGCCGCAACATCAGCGGGACCCTGTACAAGAGCAGGCTGGGCTCAG GAGGCCGGGGCCGCTGTATCAAGCAGGGGGAGAACTGGTACAGCCCCACTGAGTTTGAAGCCATGGCAGGAAGGGCCAGCAGCAAAGACTGGAAGAGGAGCATCCGCTATGCAGGGCGGCCCCTGCAGTGCCTCATCCAG GATGGGATCCTGAACCCTCACGCAGCCTCCTGCACCTGTGCCGCCTGCTGTGATGACATGACCCTG AGTGGCCCTGTTAGGCTCTTCGTGCCCTACAAGAGGCGCAAGAAGGAGAGTGAGCTGCCGGCCACGCCTGTCAAGAAGGATGCGCCCAAGAACATCACCCTGCTCCCCGCCACCGCCGCCACCACCT TCACCGTGACCCCCTCAGGACAGATCACTACCTCGGGCGCGCTGACCTTTGACCGGGCATCCACTGTGGAGGCCACTGCTGTCATCTCGGAGAGTCCAGCCCAGGGCGACGTCTTTGCGGGAGCCACAG TGCAGGAAGCGGGCGTGCAGCCCCCGTGCAGGGTCGGCCACCCGGAGCCCCACTACCCCGGTTATCAGGACAGCTGCCAGATCGCACCGTTCCCCGAGGCCGCGCTGCCGACGTCTCATCCCAAAATAG TGCTGACGTCCCTGCCGGCCCTGGCGGCGCCGCCCTCCACCCCTACCAAAGCCGTCTCCCCCGCGGTGGTCAGCGGACTGGAGGTGTCAGAGCAGCGGAGCTGGCTGTACCTGGAGGAGATGGTCAACTCCCTGCTCAGCACCGCGCAGCAACTGAAGACGCTGTTTGAACAGGCCAAGCAGGCCAGCTCCTACCGGGAGGCCGCCGCGGCCCAGGCCAGAGCCCAGGCAGATGCCGAGAGGAAGGAG TCTTGTGTGAACTGCGGCCGCGAGGCCCTGAGCGAGTGCACCGGCTGCCACAAGGTCAACTACTGCTCCACCTTCTGCCAGCGCAAG GACTGGAAGGACCACCAGCACATGTGTGGTCAGTCTGCAGCTGTCACTGTCCAGGGGGACGACGTCCACGTCGGCGAGGGCGTGATCGAGAAGGTCACCGTGTGA